A genomic segment from Candidatus Poribacteria bacterium encodes:
- the alaS gene encoding alanine--tRNA ligase, translating to MTSDEIRTGFLEYFRKHGHTVVPSASLIPAGDPTLLFTNAGMNQFKDVFLGIGQREYTRAVDTQKCLRVSGKHNDLEEVGYSPSHQTFFEMLGNWSFGDYYKQEAIAFAWELVTELWRIPKERLWATVYLDDDEAEKFWLQETDLPLSRIRRCDKDNFWEMGDTGPCGPCSELFIDMGVEAFPETADDPDAGPNTSDRFLEFWNLVFIQYNRNENGTLEPLPATHVDTGMGFERITSILQGVDSNYKTDIFTPLLATIADMTDTAYSDDERGLPHRVIADHIRCLTFAIGDGVMPSNEGRGYVIRRILRRAVLYGKKLNMNEAFVYRLVDKVIELLGNVFPDVLPRREFITRTIQGEEHRFHQTIERGLELLDGSFDTLTELDETQLDGKRAFELYDTFGFPLDLTQMLARERGFTVDEVGFEESMEAQRSRGRTAWEAKGGAKDEEISVYAEVLKEHGETEFVGYTQDNAEAETVSLIVNSESVASAQQGDEVFVLLNRTPFYGESGGQVGDVGTIESQDAKLHVQDTLRPSADLVVHKCKVVEGEITPYAAVHAEIDAEHRSAVAISHTATHLLHSGLRRVLGTHVGQAGSLVEAGRLRFDFSHYEAVSAAQFRDIEGFVNEKIRGNDPLSISEMSLDAAKAKGALAFFGDKYGDIVRVVQAGEYSVELCGGTHVGATGELGFVKLMGESSIAAGVRRVEALTGTTAVTTVQDDTVLLSDVANLLKTPKTALSERIERFLQEQRELEQELQHLKGQQVLANIGDLVEGAALVEGVRVVASVVADTDRDGLRRLVDELKNRLESGVVALASVNGDAVAFVVGVTSDLVKNRGLHAGKIISELTQLADGRGGGRPELAQGGGKDPNKVNVAIGATTEIIKKQIQA from the coding sequence TGACATCAGACGAAATTAGAACCGGTTTTCTTGAATACTTTCGCAAACACGGACACACGGTTGTCCCAAGTGCATCCTTGATACCCGCCGGGGACCCAACGCTTTTGTTTACCAACGCTGGCATGAACCAATTCAAGGATGTGTTTCTCGGGATCGGACAACGAGAGTATACGCGCGCCGTTGATACACAAAAATGTTTGCGCGTCAGTGGCAAGCACAATGACCTTGAAGAGGTCGGATACTCACCAAGCCATCAAACCTTCTTTGAGATGCTCGGAAACTGGTCGTTTGGAGATTATTACAAACAGGAAGCCATCGCTTTTGCGTGGGAATTGGTAACCGAGCTCTGGCGGATTCCCAAGGAACGCCTCTGGGCAACGGTCTATCTGGATGACGACGAAGCAGAAAAATTCTGGTTACAAGAGACTGACCTGCCCCTCTCGCGTATCCGCCGCTGTGATAAGGACAACTTTTGGGAAATGGGAGACACCGGTCCCTGTGGTCCTTGTAGTGAACTGTTTATTGACATGGGTGTGGAGGCGTTTCCTGAAACAGCGGATGATCCTGATGCCGGTCCAAACACCAGCGACCGGTTCCTTGAATTTTGGAATCTTGTGTTCATTCAATACAATCGGAACGAAAACGGTACGCTTGAACCTCTCCCCGCAACGCATGTAGACACAGGCATGGGGTTTGAGCGGATTACCTCCATATTGCAAGGCGTTGATTCAAACTATAAGACAGATATATTCACGCCACTCTTAGCGACAATCGCTGATATGACGGACACCGCCTATTCTGATGATGAACGCGGGTTGCCACATCGGGTTATTGCTGACCATATCAGGTGTTTAACGTTCGCAATCGGTGACGGAGTCATGCCATCTAACGAAGGACGCGGGTACGTTATCCGCCGAATTCTACGGCGCGCTGTGCTTTATGGTAAAAAATTAAATATGAACGAAGCCTTCGTTTACCGGCTCGTTGATAAGGTTATCGAATTGCTCGGTAATGTTTTTCCTGATGTCCTGCCACGTCGTGAGTTTATCACCCGCACAATTCAAGGTGAAGAGCATCGCTTCCATCAAACAATTGAACGCGGCTTAGAACTCCTTGATGGTTCATTCGATACGCTGACAGAGTTGGATGAAACGCAACTCGATGGAAAACGGGCATTTGAGTTGTATGATACCTTCGGTTTCCCGCTCGATTTGACCCAGATGCTTGCACGCGAACGTGGATTCACTGTTGATGAGGTAGGGTTCGAGGAGAGCATGGAAGCGCAACGGTCGCGCGGACGAACGGCGTGGGAAGCAAAAGGCGGCGCGAAAGATGAAGAAATTTCTGTTTACGCCGAAGTCCTTAAAGAACATGGCGAGACGGAGTTTGTCGGTTACACGCAAGACAACGCCGAGGCAGAAACTGTCTCTTTAATTGTTAATTCTGAATCGGTGGCAAGTGCACAACAAGGGGACGAGGTATTCGTGCTGCTGAATCGTACGCCTTTTTATGGCGAGTCTGGTGGGCAGGTTGGCGATGTCGGCACAATTGAAAGCCAGGACGCGAAGTTACATGTGCAAGACACACTCAGACCTTCTGCTGACTTGGTCGTTCATAAATGTAAGGTGGTTGAAGGAGAAATTACGCCCTATGCTGCTGTGCATGCGGAAATTGATGCCGAACACCGAAGTGCCGTTGCCATAAGTCACACAGCAACCCATCTCCTACACAGTGGATTGCGCCGTGTGCTCGGAACGCACGTCGGGCAAGCAGGTTCGCTTGTTGAAGCCGGTAGGCTGCGGTTTGACTTTTCGCATTACGAGGCTGTATCTGCAGCACAGTTCCGCGACATTGAAGGATTTGTCAATGAAAAAATTCGTGGAAATGATCCGCTTTCCATAAGCGAAATGTCTTTGGATGCAGCGAAAGCAAAAGGGGCATTAGCCTTCTTTGGCGACAAATACGGCGACATCGTACGTGTTGTACAGGCTGGTGAATATAGTGTTGAATTGTGCGGGGGTACACATGTTGGAGCAACGGGTGAACTCGGTTTTGTGAAACTGATGGGTGAGAGTAGTATTGCTGCGGGTGTTAGACGCGTTGAGGCATTGACTGGTACTACAGCAGTGACGACTGTTCAAGATGATACTGTCCTACTTTCTGATGTGGCGAATCTACTGAAAACACCTAAAACCGCCTTGTCTGAACGGATTGAACGGTTCCTACAAGAGCAACGCGAATTGGAGCAGGAACTCCAACACCTGAAAGGACAGCAAGTACTCGCTAACATCGGTGATTTAGTCGAAGGCGCAGCGCTTGTTGAGGGTGTGCGAGTTGTCGCTTCAGTTGTGGCAGACACTGATAGAGACGGCTTGCGACGGCTTGTTGATGAACTCAAAAACCGCTTAGAATCTGGTGTGGTTGCCCTTGCTTCTGTTAACGGAGACGCTGTAGCCTTTGTGGTGGGTGTGACCTCCGACCTTGTGAAAAATCGCGGTCTGCATGCCGGTAAAATCATCTCTGAGTTAACCCAATTAGCAGATGGACGTGGTGGGGGGCGTCCTGAGCTTGCGCAAGGCGGCGGCAAAGACCCAAACAAAGTGAACGTTGCAATTGGTGCAACGACTGAAATCATCAAAAAACAAATTCAGGCTTAA
- a CDS encoding YtxH domain-containing protein: MSNNGQNNGLGMIFAFFTGFMAGAVISLLYAPTSGRETRQKIRDKSVEAKNRTVELAHQTSESARQSAQHLMEQGRESVQGIVDSGKERIQEAGEQVKGAVEAGRKVSADVRAKIANSIPGVNDTEESEEEAAEEA; encoded by the coding sequence ATGAGCAATAATGGACAGAACAATGGATTAGGAATGATTTTCGCTTTTTTCACGGGTTTTATGGCAGGTGCTGTTATCAGCCTGCTCTACGCACCGACTTCTGGTCGGGAGACCCGCCAGAAAATTCGCGATAAATCCGTTGAAGCAAAAAATCGGACGGTTGAGTTAGCACATCAAACCTCTGAGAGCGCACGGCAAAGTGCTCAACATCTCATGGAACAGGGCAGAGAGAGCGTCCAAGGTATCGTAGATAGCGGTAAAGAGCGGATCCAGGAAGCAGGTGAACAGGTCAAAGGTGCTGTGGAAGCGGGTCGCAAAGTCTCCGCCGATGTTCGTGCGAAAATCGCTAACTCTATCCCAGGGGTCAATGACACAGAGGAAAGCGAAGAAGAGGCTGCCGAGGAAGCCTAA
- the larB gene encoding nickel pincer cofactor biosynthesis protein LarB codes for MEIEKLKTLLEQVKDGKVAIDDALQSLRTLPFEDLGFSKVDHHRQLRTGFPEVIFCEGKTVAHVKQISERILAAGHPLLATRATPDMYEAVKEIAPAARYNVLGRTITVSQSNDAGTSGILVVSAGTSDLPVAEEAAETVQIMGNQPERIYDVGVAGLHRLMSNHEKLLTARVIIVVAGMEGALPSVVGGLVDCPVIAVPTSVGYGASFGGLAALLGMLNSCASGVTVVNIDNGFGAGYSASLINRLTA; via the coding sequence ATGGAAATTGAAAAATTAAAAACTCTACTTGAACAGGTTAAGGACGGGAAAGTTGCTATAGACGATGCCTTGCAGTCTCTCCGCACGCTTCCCTTTGAAGATTTAGGGTTTTCAAAAGTCGATCACCATCGTCAACTTCGGACGGGATTTCCAGAAGTTATTTTTTGCGAAGGGAAGACGGTGGCACACGTGAAACAGATTAGCGAACGTATCCTCGCAGCAGGGCATCCACTCCTGGCAACTCGTGCCACACCCGATATGTATGAAGCTGTGAAGGAAATTGCGCCTGCAGCACGCTATAACGTGCTGGGTCGCACAATCACTGTCTCACAATCCAATGATGCAGGCACTTCAGGTATCCTCGTTGTTTCTGCGGGTACGTCCGACTTACCTGTTGCGGAGGAAGCCGCTGAAACGGTCCAGATCATGGGAAACCAGCCGGAGCGGATTTACGATGTCGGCGTTGCGGGGTTGCACCGCTTAATGAGCAATCACGAGAAACTCTTGACGGCGCGCGTTATTATCGTCGTTGCAGGTATGGAGGGGGCACTACCAAGTGTGGTCGGCGGATTGGTGGATTGCCCCGTTATTGCGGTGCCAACAAGCGTCGGTTATGGCGCAAGTTTTGGCGGGCTTGCTGCGCTCTTGGGTATGCTGAATAGCTGCGCGTCTGGTGTCACCGTTGTGAATATTGATAACGGGTTCGGTGCCGGTTATAGTGCTTCACTCATCAATCGACTGACAGCATAA